One stretch of Nomascus leucogenys isolate Asia chromosome 9, Asia_NLE_v1, whole genome shotgun sequence DNA includes these proteins:
- the LOC115836754 gene encoding uncharacterized protein LOC115836754 gives MKHFLMEHRIASASGYGSYSKKSMYGLRRGRGKAGALEFGGDERIHRVGRGRVVVEARARQRPEARAEGRLTDDTGSPGKLSEAARGWGAGPTRALRAAPAAGEPGLPPSSPNPVPGQLHGAQGEWRKSPQVCNPAAWSSQRGYRKEHEERLISRRVYLGAKAADLGRRLESGVQPVGDVRSGSWMDRMRMETPRDVSEGSGAAQMRAVWGTEARAGAECCPRVRRGFLETWHSERGWVPLRPPGLQLRCGLGTRT, from the coding sequence ATGGACTGCGCAGAGGACGAGGCAAAGCCGGTGCACTGGAGTTTGGGGGAGACGAGAGGATCCACCGGGTTGGGAGGGGAAGGGTGGTGGTAGAAGCACGAGCAAGGCAGAGACCGGAGGCCAGGGCGGAAGGGAGGCTCACGGACGACACCGGGAGCCCTGGAAAGTTGTCAGAGGCGGCGAGGGGGTGGGGAGCGGGCCCTACACGTGCGCTACGTGCTGCGCCGGCCGCTGGGGAGCCCGGCCTGCCCCCCTCATCCCCGAACCCGGTCCCAGGGCAGTTGCACGGCGCCCAGGGGGAATGGAGGAAGTCCCCCCAAGTTTGCAACCCGGCAGCGTGGTCTTCACAACGCGGCTACCGTAAGGAACACGAGGAGCGCCTCATCAGCAGGCGGGTGTATCTAGGGGCGAAGGCTGCAGATCTGGGGCGCAGGCTGGAGAGTGGGGTGCAGCCGGTTGGAGACGTGAGGTCTGGGAGTTGGATGGACCGGATGAGGATGGAGACACCTAGGGATGTGTCCGAAGGATCTGGCGCTGCACAAATGAGGGCGGTTTGGGGGACTGAGGCCCGGGCGGGGGCGGAGTGTTGTCCAAGAGTAAGGAGGGGGTTCCTGGAGACGTGGCACTCGGAGCGGGGCTGGGTTCCGCTCCGGCCGCCTGGGCTGCAGCTCCGCTGTGGCCTAGGAACCCGAACCTGA